The following proteins are co-located in the Streptomyces sp. NBC_00435 genome:
- a CDS encoding DUF3224 domain-containing protein — translation MPATAPGPTTATATTAATATGAFTFKDWEENPAGPQDVLPRLARAKVTNAFAGALTAPGTTCVYTVAYTGENTGTFAGMELVTGTLDGRPGSFVLEERGAFDATGTRCHFDVVPGSGTSALTGLTGSGSFVTRHGDTAVEYTFTYELP, via the coding sequence ATGCCCGCCACCGCACCCGGACCCACCACCGCCACCGCCACCACCGCCGCCACCGCCACCGGCGCCTTCACCTTCAAGGACTGGGAGGAGAACCCGGCCGGCCCGCAGGACGTCCTCCCCCGCCTGGCCCGTGCGAAGGTCACGAACGCCTTCGCCGGCGCCCTCACCGCCCCCGGGACGACCTGCGTGTACACCGTCGCCTACACGGGGGAGAACACCGGCACCTTCGCCGGCATGGAACTCGTCACCGGCACCCTCGACGGCCGCCCGGGCAGCTTCGTCCTGGAGGAACGCGGCGCCTTCGACGCCACCGGCACCCGCTGCCATTTCGACGTCGTCCCCGGCTCGGGCACCTCCGCGCTGACGGGCCTCACCGGTTCCGGCTCCTTCGTCACCCGGCACGGGGACACGGCGGTGGAGTACACCTTCACGTACGAGCTCCCGTAA